The genomic segment TATTGAATCGATATTAAAGTAAGCTGAGGTAGGTAATTAACACCGGAGTATGACAAAAAAAAATATTACCATAGTAGGTGCTGGTCTTGTAGGTTCTCTTTTATCTATCTACCTGGCAAAAAGGGGCTACAAGGTTAGTATATATGAACGCCGTGGTGATATGCGGCGTGCAAAAGTGGAAGCAGGCCGTTCTATTAATCTTGCATTAAGCGATCGTGGATTGTTGGCATTGGAAAAAGTAGGATTGGCAAAAGCGATCCAGGAAATTTCCATTCCAATGCATGGCCGATTTATTCATAATATAGATGGAACCACTGCATTTCAGCCATACGGAAAACAGGGGCAGTTCATTAATGCTGTATCAAGAAGTGAATTGAATAAAAAATTGATGGACCTGGCGGAAGAGAATGGAATTTCTATTTTCTTTCACGCAAAATGCGCATCCATTAATTGGAAAGAGAATGTGACCGAGTTTATAAACACTAAAAACGGGGATACTACAGAGATTAATTCAGATATTCTTTTTGGAGCAGATGGAGCATTCTCTGCAGCGAGATTACAACACCAGTTATATCATGATAAGTTTGATTACAGTCAGCATTATATTGATTGTGGATATAAAGAGTTGACAATTTCAGCCGGGCCGGGTGGCAGTTTTCAAATGGAGAAAAATGCATTGCATATCTGGCCAAGAAAAGAATACATGCTGATTGCTTTGCCAAATTTGGATGGCAGCTTTACCTGTACACTATTTTTCCCTTTCGAAGGGGAAGCATCTTTCTCAAAGCTGGACACAAAAGAAAAAGTAAAAGATTTCTTTGAAAAAACATTTCCGGACGCAGTTGCATTGATGCCGGATTATATCAATGATTTTTTTAATAACCCTACTTCATCATTGGTAACGGTAAAATGTTTTCCATGGATCCGTGAAGACAAGTTTGCATTAATAGGTGACGCTGCACATGCCATTGTTCCTTTTTTTGGACAGGGAATGAATTGCGGTTTTGAAGATTGCCGGATACTGGATGAGCTGATTGAAAAATATGAAGATGATTGGCAGTCAATCTTGCAGCACTATCAAACACTGCGCAAACCCGATGCTGATGCAATTGCTGATTTAGCAGTAAGCAATTTCACAGAGATGCGTGATAAAACTGCTGATCCTAAATTTTTATTGCAAAAGAAAATAGAAGCAAAGCTGCATGAAAAATATCCTGACAAATGGATACCGGCTTATTCGCAGGTTACATTCAGTCCGCAGATCCGCTATAGCGAAGCGTTGAAGCAAGGGCAGAAGCAGGAAGCGATAATGCAGGAGGTAATGAAAGATAATACCATTATTGAAAATTGGGATGATGATAACCTGCATCAGAGAATTATAGGATTGATCAGTAAGTGAACAACTTGCCCCATCTAAGTTCTAGTCTTATCTTCGCCACATGACCCGCCAGCAACTCGCCGAACAAATTTTTACAAAGCGATCTTATCTCTGCGTTGGTTTGGATACCGACATTACAAAGATCCCAAAACATCTCCTGTCAGAACCGGATCCGGTCTTCGCATTTAATAAAGCCATTATTGATGCTACTAAAGACTTATGTGTTGCTTATAAGGTCAATACAGCATTTTATGAAGCATTAGGATTGAAAGGCTGGGAGGCAATGGAAAAAACAGTTCGTTATATCGGTGACGGACATTTTAAAATTGCTGATGCAAAACGAGGTGATATCGGAAATACTTCTTCACAATACGCCAAAGCTTTTTTTGAAACACTTCCGTTTGATTCCATAACTGTAGCTCCGTACATGGGAGAGGACAGTGTAAAACCATTTTTACAATACGAAGGAAAATGGGCTATCGTTTTGGGATTAACTTCTAATAAAGGTGCAGAAGATTTTGAATTGCAGGTAATGGAGGATGAACTTCTTTATGAAAGAGTGTTGAAGAAAGTAAGTGAATGGGGTACTGATGAAAACCTGATGTTTGTAGTTGGCGCTACACAGGCCGATGAGTTTGCCAATATAAGAAAGATCGTACCATCTCATTTTTACCTTGTTCCGGGTGTAGGTGCACAAGGTGGCAGCTTAAAAGAGATTTCAGAAAAAGCAATGATAGCTGATTGTGGTATTTTGGTAAATGCCAGTCGTGCTATTATCTATGCATCGGAAAAAGAAGACTTTGCTGAAGAAGCAAGAGCTATTGCTCAACAATATCAATGGGAGATGAAGGAATATCTTTCAAAATAAAAAAGCTCAAACTTTTTTAAGTTTGAGCCTTATTTGTGATTTGGTTCTTGTTATTTTTTCTCCCCGGTCACTGCTGCCGGTTTATTCAGATTGTTCGACCACTCCATACTCACTGCGCTTTTTTCGATCTTTATATAACTCCCGGGGCTTGTTTCAAGATTGATAGTGCCGTCTTCATTTATTTTATTTATCGTTCCGTGGATGCCTGCGATCGTTACGATCTTAGTGCCTTTTTGTAAATCGGTAATGAATTGTTTTTGCTGCTTTGCTTTTTTTGCTTGTGGTCTTATAAAGAATAACCAGAAAACAAGAATCATCGCACCCAGCATGATCAATGTGCCATATCCGCCTCCGGGTGACTGTGTTGCCTGTAATAAATTGAACATTGTTTTGAGTTGTTTATATTGTTTAAAATTATTTAACTACTTCTACTGAAAAATTCAGCATCTTCTCGCTGTTTGTATTGGCAACAACCGTAAGTGTTTTTGTATTCGGTCCAATGCGGCCATGACTATCGAATTTTGCTTTTATCAAGCCTTCTTTTCCGGGCATCACTGGTTCTTCTGGTTTTTCAGGAACAGTGCAACCGCAGCTTGCAGAAACATTATCTACAACCAGGGGTTTGTTACCGGTATTTTTAAAGCGAAAAGTTACTTCCACTATTTCCCCTTCTTTTACTTTTGGAAGTGCCTGGTTCACATTATCTATCCACTCAATAGTTGTATAGTTTTCAGGATCTGCGTTGGTAGTAGCAGCAGGCTGTTTTGCAGCACTGGTATCACTAGTTCCTGTTTGGCTAGCTTTTTTATCAGTTTCGTTACATGCAGTCATTAATAATGCTGCTCCAAAAATGAAAACAAGTTTTTTCATGATTTTTAAATTTATGAATCGCAAATTTAAGAGAAACAAATGAATCAGTCGTCAGTCGGCAGTCAACATTCTTTAGTAATCCAGTATCCAGTATCTATCATCCTAATATCCCAACTCATCCTTTCTTATACTCCACTTTCTGCATTTTCCCTTGCTGTACCAGTTCTTTATGAATATTATCCAGTATCCCATTTACAAATTGTCCGCTTTGTTGGGTACTGTATTCTTTTGCAAGGTCAATATACTCGTTGATGGTTACTTTAGGAGGTATAGTTTCGAAATACAAGAATTCAGCCACCCCCATTTTCATCAGTATCATATCCAGCAATGCAATACGTTCGGGGTCCCAGTTCTTTAATTTCGGAACGATCAGTTCTTGCAGGTGATCGTTTTTTTCTATCACTGTTTTCGTAAGACTCTCGGCAAAACCTCTTTTATCTGCGCCCAACATGTCTTTAAAATTAAAATGACCAGGTTTATGCATATAATTCACCAACAATTGGATCAGCATTTCACCATCATCATCCCAGTTAGAAAATATTTCTTCTGCATGTGAGGTGAATTCTTCATTCGCCAGCATCAGGTCATTTAGTATAAATTCCATGATCGCTTTCTCATCATCACGATTTCGGTTTTGAGCGGCTATATATTTTTTAAATTCTTCTTTTTCTATCAGTTCCAGGTAGATCTTACGTACCAGTTCATTATCAGCCCGCAACTGGGGTTTATCTTTTGTAAACTGTTCTTTCAGCGCCGGATCATCCAGCATTTTCCACAGAACTTCATTGCCGGCGAGTTTCGTATTCACGGCCAGGTCTTCCTTTGTAGGTAAATGTTTACTGGCCCGTTGGTGGGCAAGTTTTTCAGAATACCGTGGTATTTCCGTGAGGAACCAGATCAGGTAAACCATCAGGGAACGGGTATTGTCAAAATGTTTGTTGAGAATGGTAAGGGGGTTGTTCTCTTTTGCGGCTTTTTCTTTTTCGCCTTCCAGCAGGGACTCATTATAGATCGTCTGCATCACTTTCACCCTGATATTTCTTCTGCTAATCATGAATCAAGAACTGTTTGAGGCGGCAAATGTAACATTTGTAGCATTACCAGCCGAAACAGATTGTTATATATTTATTTCTTTTTAGATTAGGTATGAAGAAATTGTATTCTGTCATTATTCTTTCATTTTCTGAATCCAAAAAATGAGGATGATTGTGTAAAAGTCATAAAATATTACAACACCCTTTAATCATATCTGGCAGAAATGGTCAAATCAACACTGACTGACCTGCCAAAAAGAGACTACTCAAATAGTTCTGTATTACCAATATTGACAACATTTCCCTGAACCTGAAAATTTTGCAGTTTCATTATTGAAGGCACGGTATTAGCCCGTAACTTCGCCGCCCCGTCTTAGTCAGGCTCCTGGCAGGGGGGACAAAATTCCTTAAACAAAAAAAATCATACAAACTATGGCAAAGAAGCTCAGTATTACCCCACTTCATGACAGGGTAATTGTGAAGCCCGCAGCTGCTGAAGAAAAGACAGCAGGTGGAATCATTATCCCCGACACTGCAAAAGAAAAACCACAGCGTGGTACTATCATCGCTGCTGGTCCTGGTAAAAAAGATGAACCTGTAACAGTAAAATCTGGCGACACGGTTCTTTATGGCAAATATGCCGGAACTGAGATAACTATTGATGGTGAAGATTTCCTCATCATGAGAGAGAGTGACATTTTAGCGATTGTTTAATGTGCGAATTTGCTGATGTGCAAATTTGCGAATTAAGTTTTCCAAACCGCACATCCGCACATCAACTTTTCAAATTAAAAAACTTTTCAAATTATAAAATATGGCAAAACAATTATTCTTCGATATAGAAGCAAGAAACAGGATGAAGCGTGGCGTTGATGTTCTCGCCAATGCGGTGAAAGTAACACTCGGTCCTAAAGGCCGCAACGTGGTACTTGAGAAAAAATTTGGTGCACCTTCAATTACTAAAGATGGTGTAACTGTAGCAAAAGAAATCGAACTGGAAGACCCAATTGAAAATATGGGTGCACAGATGGTGAAAGAAGTAGCATCTAAAACTGCTGATATTGCAGGTGATGGTACTACTACTGCAACTGTGTTGGCACAATCGATCATCAGCGAAGGTTTGAAAATGGTAGCTGCAGGTTCTAACCCGATGGATCTGAAACGTGGTATTGACAAAGCAGTTGCTAAAGTAATTGAGCATCTGAAAGGTCAGAGCCAGGCTGTAGGAAATGACAGCAGCAAGATCCAACAGGTAGCTGCTATTTCTGCAAACAACGATGCAGAAATTGGTAAGCTGATCGCTGAAGCAATGAAGAAAGTAGGTAAAGAAGGTGTTATCACTGTTGAAGAAGCAAGAGGTACTGATACTACTGTTGATGTAGTAGAAGGTATGCAATTCGACCGCGGTTATATTTCTCCTTACTTCGTTACGAACAGCGAAAAAATGCAAGCTGAACTGGAGAATCCTTACATTCTTATTTATGATAAGAAGATCAGCAACATGAAAGATATTCTTCATATCCTGGAGAAAGTTGCACAAGGTGGCCGTCCTTTATTGATCATTGCTGAAGACCTCGAAGGTGAAGCACTGGCAACATTGGTGGTAAACAAATTGCGTGGTACTTTGAAAGTAGCTGCTGTAAAAGCTCCTGGTTTCGGTGATCGCAGAAAAGAAATGCTTACTGACCTTGCTATCCTTACAAAAGGTGTTGTGATCAGCGAAGAACAAGGATACAAACTGGAGAATGCTGACCTGACTTATCTCGGTGTTGCATCTACAGTTACAATTGATAAAGACAATACTACCATCGTTGGTGGTAAAGGAAAGAAAGAAGATATCACAGCTCGTATCAACCAGATCAAATCTCAGATCGAGAATACGACATCTGATTATGATAAAGAAAAATTACAGGAACGTCTTGCTAAATTAAGCGGTGGTGTTGCTGTATTGAAAGTAGGTGCTGCTACAGAAATGGAAATGAAAGAAAAGAAGGATCGTGTTGACGATGCATTGCATGCAACAAGAGCTGCAGTAGAAGAAGGTATCGTTGCAGGTGGTGGTACAGCTTTCATTCGTGCATTGGAATCATTGGAGAAATTCAAAGGTGCTAACGAAGATGAAACAACAGGAGCTGCTATTGTACGCCGTGCACTGGAAGAACCTCTTCGCATGATCGTAGAGAATGCAGGTGCAGAAGGTTCTGTTGTAGTAAACAAAATAAGAGAAGGAAAAAATGATTTTGGTTTCAATGCAAGAACTGAGGAGTATGAAACTTCCATGTTTAAAGCCGGAATTATCGATCCTACGAAAGTAACACGTGTTGCATTGGAAAATGCAGCTTCTATCGCCGGTATGTTACTCACTACTGAGTGTGTGATTGCTGATAAGCCTAAGAAAGAAGAAGCAGGCGGCCATAACCATGGTGCACCTGATATGGGTGGTATGGGTTATTAAAAACCCCAACCCCTAAAGGGGCTAAGAAGATTTTATAAAGTATAAGTCCTGCTTCGAAAGAAGCGGGACTTTTTTTATAAAGGCCCAATCTTTGTATATCGTCATTTAAACAATCTTATGCTTCCAATAGGCGACGATGATTCCGACAGGCGATTTGCTCCAATGGTTAACTATTTGTTGATCGCCATTAATGTCCTTGTATTTGTATTCCTGCAGGGAATGGGCGGGAATGAAAAATTTACTTATGCATTCTCAACTGTTCCAGCTGAAATTCTCACTGGAAATGATATTGTATCAGGAGTCTTAGAGCCTACTCCTGTACCTGTTTATTTAACACTTATTACTTCAATGTTCATGCATGGTGGTTGGGCTCACCTGTTGGGAAACATGTTGTTCTTATGGGTATTTGGCGACAATATCGAGAACCGGGTTGGTCATTCCCGCTATCTCATTTTTTATCTCGTTTGTGGAATCATTGCCTCACTTGCTCATGTGTTTGTATCAGGGGCATCATCAGAAATACCAAGCCTCGGTGCATCTGGCGCTATATCCGGAGTATTGGGTGCATACCTGCTACTCTTTCCCTCCCGTAGAGTTCGTGTATGGATGGGCCGGGGAATTGGCGAGGTGCCGGCATACGTTGCACTTGGCATCTGGATAGTCTTGCAGGTAATAATGGGGATGGGCCTGTTGGGTGGTGAACAAACCGGTGGTGGAGTGGCTTACGCTGCGCATATTGGCGGTTTTGCTGCTGGGTTATTGCTTATTAAATTGTTTGATATCCGCAGTAAAAGGGATATAACAATTAATAGATGATCAGTGTATAATTAATCATGGTTGACCTCCTCAAAGACGCTTGATTGCATTACCTTTGCGGCTTCAATTTTTGAAGCATTATGATCAGCGTAAGAGACCTCAAATTAGCCTACGGCAAAAGAGTTTTATTTGAAGATGTGAACCTCAACTTCACCAAAGGCAATTGCTATGGTGTAATTGGTGCAAATGGCGCCGGCAAGAGTACTTTTTTAAAAATACTCAGCGGCGAAATAGAGGCCAATAAAGGGACTGTTGAAATTACACCCGGCGAGCGGCTGGCTGTGTTAAAACAAAACCAGTTTGAGTTTGATGAGTATACTGTTTTAAATACAGTGATGATGGGCCACACTAAAATGTGGAAGGTGATGAAGGAAAGAGAAAGCATTTATGCCCTTGCTGATTTTACAGAAGAAGATGGAATGCGGGCCGGTGAACTGGAACATGAATTCGGAGAAATGGGCGGCTATACTGCAGAAAGTGATGCAGCTACTTTATTAAGTGAGTTGGGTGTGAAAGAAGAATATCATTCCATGCTGATGAAAGATATTCCATCTAATTTAAAGGTTCGGGTATTGCTAGCTCAATCACTCTTTGGCAATCCTGATATTCTTTTACTCGATGAGCCGACGAATGGTTTGGATATTGAAACCATCAGCTGGTTAGAAAACTTTTTGGCTGATTATGAAAATATCGTTCTTATTGTAAGCCACGACCGTCACTTTTTAGATGCGGTGTGTACACATGTAACCGATGTGGACAGGCAAAAAATAAAAATATTCTCCGGTAACTATAGTTTCTGGTATGAGAGTTCGCAATTAATGGCGAGACAGATCGGTGATAAGAATAAGAAAACAGAAGAGAAACGCCAGGCATTGATAGACTTTATTGCACGTTTCAGCGCCAATGCATCCAAGAGTAAACAAGCGACATCAAGAAAGAAAGCGTTGGAAAAATTAACCATTGATGAAATTGAACCGAGTTATAGAAAATATCCCGGTATTATTTTTCAGCCGTTGCGTGAAGTAGGTAACCAGATATTAAGTACGGAAAAATTATCAAAGTCTGTTGATGGCCGTGTG from the Bacteroidota bacterium genome contains:
- a CDS encoding DUF1573 domain-containing protein, yielding MKKLVFIFGAALLMTACNETDKKASQTGTSDTSAAKQPAATTNADPENYTTIEWIDNVNQALPKVKEGEIVEVTFRFKNTGNKPLVVDNVSASCGCTVPEKPEEPVMPGKEGLIKAKFDSHGRIGPNTKTLTVVANTNSEKMLNFSVEVVK
- the nusB gene encoding transcription antitermination factor NusB translates to MISRRNIRVKVMQTIYNESLLEGEKEKAAKENNPLTILNKHFDNTRSLMVYLIWFLTEIPRYSEKLAHQRASKHLPTKEDLAVNTKLAGNEVLWKMLDDPALKEQFTKDKPQLRADNELVRKIYLELIEKEEFKKYIAAQNRNRDDEKAIMEFILNDLMLANEEFTSHAEEIFSNWDDDGEMLIQLLVNYMHKPGHFNFKDMLGADKRGFAESLTKTVIEKNDHLQELIVPKLKNWDPERIALLDMILMKMGVAEFLYFETIPPKVTINEYIDLAKEYSTQQSGQFVNGILDNIHKELVQQGKMQKVEYKKG
- a CDS encoding rhomboid family intramembrane serine protease — protein: MLPIGDDDSDRRFAPMVNYLLIAINVLVFVFLQGMGGNEKFTYAFSTVPAEILTGNDIVSGVLEPTPVPVYLTLITSMFMHGGWAHLLGNMLFLWVFGDNIENRVGHSRYLIFYLVCGIIASLAHVFVSGASSEIPSLGASGAISGVLGAYLLLFPSRRVRVWMGRGIGEVPAYVALGIWIVLQVIMGMGLLGGEQTGGGVAYAAHIGGFAAGLLLIKLFDIRSKRDITINR
- the groL gene encoding chaperonin GroEL — encoded protein: MAKQLFFDIEARNRMKRGVDVLANAVKVTLGPKGRNVVLEKKFGAPSITKDGVTVAKEIELEDPIENMGAQMVKEVASKTADIAGDGTTTATVLAQSIISEGLKMVAAGSNPMDLKRGIDKAVAKVIEHLKGQSQAVGNDSSKIQQVAAISANNDAEIGKLIAEAMKKVGKEGVITVEEARGTDTTVDVVEGMQFDRGYISPYFVTNSEKMQAELENPYILIYDKKISNMKDILHILEKVAQGGRPLLIIAEDLEGEALATLVVNKLRGTLKVAAVKAPGFGDRRKEMLTDLAILTKGVVISEEQGYKLENADLTYLGVASTVTIDKDNTTIVGGKGKKEDITARINQIKSQIENTTSDYDKEKLQERLAKLSGGVAVLKVGAATEMEMKEKKDRVDDALHATRAAVEEGIVAGGGTAFIRALESLEKFKGANEDETTGAAIVRRALEEPLRMIVENAGAEGSVVVNKIREGKNDFGFNARTEEYETSMFKAGIIDPTKVTRVALENAASIAGMLLTTECVIADKPKKEEAGGHNHGAPDMGGMGY
- the yajC gene encoding preprotein translocase subunit YajC — protein: MFNLLQATQSPGGGYGTLIMLGAMILVFWLFFIRPQAKKAKQQKQFITDLQKGTKIVTIAGIHGTINKINEDGTINLETSPGSYIKIEKSAVSMEWSNNLNKPAAVTGEKK
- a CDS encoding ATP-binding cassette domain-containing protein; its protein translation is MISVRDLKLAYGKRVLFEDVNLNFTKGNCYGVIGANGAGKSTFLKILSGEIEANKGTVEITPGERLAVLKQNQFEFDEYTVLNTVMMGHTKMWKVMKERESIYALADFTEEDGMRAGELEHEFGEMGGYTAESDAATLLSELGVKEEYHSMLMKDIPSNLKVRVLLAQSLFGNPDILLLDEPTNGLDIETISWLENFLADYENIVLIVSHDRHFLDAVCTHVTDVDRQKIKIFSGNYSFWYESSQLMARQIGDKNKKTEEKRQALIDFIARFSANASKSKQATSRKKALEKLTIDEIEPSYRKYPGIIFQPLREVGNQILSTEKLSKSVDGRVLFKDVTFTVNKGDKIAILSRDPLAVTSFFNIITANAIPDAGSYSWGSTVTHAYLPIENSEFFDGSDNLMEWLRQYVPQHITEKIDEPFLRGFLGKMLFSGDDIMKKTNVLSGGEKVRCMISRMMLQNPNVVILDQPTNHLDLESIQSFNEQCTAFKGIVLLTSHDHTFMQTVANRVIELTPKGIIDRLSEFDEYLSDERVKTLREEMYA
- the pyrF gene encoding orotidine-5'-phosphate decarboxylase → MTRQQLAEQIFTKRSYLCVGLDTDITKIPKHLLSEPDPVFAFNKAIIDATKDLCVAYKVNTAFYEALGLKGWEAMEKTVRYIGDGHFKIADAKRGDIGNTSSQYAKAFFETLPFDSITVAPYMGEDSVKPFLQYEGKWAIVLGLTSNKGAEDFELQVMEDELLYERVLKKVSEWGTDENLMFVVGATQADEFANIRKIVPSHFYLVPGVGAQGGSLKEISEKAMIADCGILVNASRAIIYASEKEDFAEEARAIAQQYQWEMKEYLSK
- a CDS encoding co-chaperone GroES, translating into MAKKLSITPLHDRVIVKPAAAEEKTAGGIIIPDTAKEKPQRGTIIAAGPGKKDEPVTVKSGDTVLYGKYAGTEITIDGEDFLIMRESDILAIV
- a CDS encoding FAD-dependent monooxygenase — translated: MTKKNITIVGAGLVGSLLSIYLAKRGYKVSIYERRGDMRRAKVEAGRSINLALSDRGLLALEKVGLAKAIQEISIPMHGRFIHNIDGTTAFQPYGKQGQFINAVSRSELNKKLMDLAEENGISIFFHAKCASINWKENVTEFINTKNGDTTEINSDILFGADGAFSAARLQHQLYHDKFDYSQHYIDCGYKELTISAGPGGSFQMEKNALHIWPRKEYMLIALPNLDGSFTCTLFFPFEGEASFSKLDTKEKVKDFFEKTFPDAVALMPDYINDFFNNPTSSLVTVKCFPWIREDKFALIGDAAHAIVPFFGQGMNCGFEDCRILDELIEKYEDDWQSILQHYQTLRKPDADAIADLAVSNFTEMRDKTADPKFLLQKKIEAKLHEKYPDKWIPAYSQVTFSPQIRYSEALKQGQKQEAIMQEVMKDNTIIENWDDDNLHQRIIGLISK